A genomic window from Synergistota bacterium includes:
- a CDS encoding chemotaxis protein CheD (catalyzes the conversion of glutamine residues to glutamate on methyl-accepting chemotaxis receptors), whose translation MAQVIRVGIADLNVGKSPDILVTLGLGSCVGIALYDKVTKIGGLAHIMLPDSKQARAGQNPAKFADTAIPMLIEKMERAGASRSRIVAKIAGGAQMFSFSDKNLQLSIGRRNVETVKKVLASEKIPLVAEDTGGNHGRSVELHTDTGKLIVKTVGHGIKEL comes from the coding sequence ATGGCACAGGTAATTAGAGTTGGAATAGCGGATCTCAATGTTGGAAAAAGCCCAGATATTCTGGTTACGCTGGGCTTAGGATCCTGTGTTGGTATAGCTCTTTATGATAAGGTAACTAAAATAGGCGGTCTCGCTCATATAATGCTTCCTGATAGCAAGCAGGCGAGAGCTGGACAGAATCCAGCAAAGTTTGCAGATACAGCTATTCCCATGCTTATAGAAAAGATGGAAAGAGCTGGAGCGTCAAGAAGCCGAATAGTAGCCAAGATAGCTGGAGGGGCACAGATGTTTTCATTTTCCGATAAGAATCTTCAGCTCAGTATAGGTAGGAGGAATGTGGAGACGGTCAAGAAGGTTCTTGCTTCTGAGAAAATTCCATTAGTCGCTGAGGATACAGGGGGGAATCACGGGAGATCGGTTGAGCTTCACACGGATACGGGAAAGCTTATAGTTAAGACCGTGGGGCATGGAATTAAGGAGCTTTGA